The genomic segment ACATGGCGCAGATGAAGGCCTTCCTCACCACCCGGGTGGGGGACACCTTCATGCTGGTGGGGATCATGCTGCTGTTTTGGCAGTTCGGTACCGTAGATTACCACGAGATCTTCGAGGCGTTGGCCCACGGCAAGACCTGGTCTCCCGCCGCGGTTCCCCTGTTCGGCATGCCCGTGCCCCTTGCGGTCCTGGCCGCACTCCTGGTCTTCGGAGGGCCCGTGGGCAAGAGCGGTCAGGTGCCCCTTCACGTGTGGCTACCGGACGCCATGGAGGGGCCCACCCCGGTTTCCGCCCTCATCCACGCGGCCACCATGGTGGCCGCGGGCGTGTACCTGGTGGCCCGCACCTACCCCCTCTTTTTCTACACGCCGAACCATGTGGCCCTGGAGGCGGTGGCTTGGGTCGGGGCGGCCACGGCGCTTCTGGCGGCCCTCATGGCGGTGGCCCAGGACGACATCAAGCGCATCCTCGCGTACTCCACCATCAGCCAGCTGGGCTTCATGATGGCGGGGCTGGGAGTCCTGGGGTACACCGCGGGCTTCTTCCACCTCCTCACCCACGCCTTCTTCAAGGCACTGCTGTTCCTGGGAGCGGGAAGCGTGATTCACGCGGTGCGCACGAACAACATCAAGGAGATGGGCGGGTTGTGGAAGAGCATGCCCGTCACCTTCGGGACGTTCCTCGTGGGATATCTGGCGCTGGCCGGGATCTTCCCGCTCGCGGGCTTCTGGAGCAAGGATGAGATCCTGTTGGAGGCGTACCACCACAATCCCGCGGTGTACTGGGTGCTCACCGTGGCCTCCTTCCTCACCGCCTTTTACATGACCCGGCTTGTGGCCTATGCCTTCTTCGGATCCTACCGGGGACCTGCACACCCGGAGCCGGATCCGTGGCTCCCGGAGGACTACGCGCGGGCGGGGATCCGGGAGGCCCACCACGGATCCCACGGACAGGGTTCGCATGCCACCGTCCCGCACGAGAGCCCGCCCGTGATGACCGTCCCCCTGGTGGTGCTCGCGGTCTTCTCCGCGGTGGTGGGGGGAGTGGGAGTTCCCGGCACGGGACCCGAGGGCGGATCCTGGCTCCACCACTTCATCGAGTTCGAGGGGTTCAGGGAAGCGGGCATCCACGCGCCGGACTTCTCCTGGGCCGTAGCCCTGCGGGGGCTCGGGGTGGCCCTGGCGGGCATCCTGGCGGCCTGGGTGATGTATGGGGCAGGGGTGATCCGCAGCGAGCAGGTGCGGCGATGGGTGCCTTGGCTGGTGACCTTCCTGCGGAGCCGGATGTACTTCGATGCGTTCTACGGCTGGCTTTTCGTGCGGGGAGGGTTGGCCCTGGCCCGGCTGTTACGGGCCTTCGATACCTACGTGGTGGACGGGATCGTGAACGCGGTGGGCTACCTGTTGGTGCTGGTGGCCCGGCTGGATCGCCTGTTCGACACGTACGTGGTGGACGGGATCGTGAACCTGGTGGGCATCCTCACACGGTGGCTGGGCGGGATCCTGCGCTACGTCCAGACGGGTCGCGCCTATAACTACATCCTCCTCGCCACCCTGGGCGTGGTGCTCATCGTGGTGTGGACCCTGTGGAGGTTGTGACCATGCCCATTCTCACCGTGACCCTCTTCCTGCCGCTCCTGGGGGCCCTCGTGGTGCTGTTCCTGTCCCCGCACGATCCGGGCCGCATCCGAAGGGTGACGCTGGCATTCGCAGGGCTCACCTTCCTCAGCTCCCTCGCCATCTTGTCGTATTTCGACTTCGGGCGGCGGGAGATCCAGCTGGTGGAGGAGGCGGCGTGGATCCCCGCCATCGGCGTCCAGTACAAGGTGGGGGTGGACAGCATGAGCCTCGCCCTGGCCATCCTCACCACCCTTCTCACGCTCCTCTCCGTCATCTATTCCCTGCGGGTGGAGGAGCGGGTGAAGGAGTACAACCTGCTGTTCCTGCTGCTGGAAACGGGCATGCTGGGCGTGTTCTTCGCCCTGGATTTCTTCCTGTTCTATGTGTTCTGGGAGCTCACCCTGGTCCCCATGTACTTCCTCATCGGGATCTGGGGGGGGGCCCGCCGGGAGTACGCGGCCATCAAGTTCTTCCTGTATACCCTGGTGGGTTCGCTGGCCATGCTGCTGGCCATCCTGCTCCTGTACTTCCACCTGCCGCCCGGGGAGCGGACCTTCGACGTGCTGCGGATCCTGGAGGCCCGGCCGCTGGCAGGGACCGGACTATTGGCGCAGCTCGCCTTCTGGGGCTTCTTTCTGTCCTTCGCCATCAAGGTGCCCATGTGGCCCTTCCACACCTGGTTGCCGGACGCCCACGTAGAGGCCCCCACGGCGGGCTCCGTCATCCTGGCCGCCATCCTGCTGAAGCTGGGGACCTACGGGTTCGTGCGCTTCAGTCTTCCCCTCTTCCCCGAGATCTTCCAGCAGCATGCCTCCCTCATCGCGACCCTGGCCGTCATCGGGGTCATCTACGGCGCCCTGGTGGCCATGGCGCAGCAGGATCTCAAGAAACTGGTGGCCTACTCCTCCGTGAACCACATGGGATATGTGATGCTGGCGGTGGCCGCCGCGGCCGCGGCCCGAGGGAGGCCAGAGCTCATGGGCCCCGCGGCCACGGCCCTGAACGGAGCGGTGCTGGAGATGCTGGCCCATGGGGTCATCACGGGGGCCCTGTTCCTCATCGTGGGCGTCATCTATGACTATCGGACCCACACCCGCGGGGTAGAGGACTTCGGCGGGCTGTGGGCGGTGCTCCCCAAATACGGGGCCGTGACCATCACCGCCATGTTCGCCTCCCTGGGACTCCCGGGGCTCATGGGCTTCGTGGCGGAGTTCCTGATCTTCGTGGGTTCCTTCGCCATTCTGCCCGTGCATACCGCGCTTGCGGCCATCGGCATCATCGTCACCGCGGCCTTCTTCCTGTGGACCATTCAGCGCATCTTCCTGGGGCCCACCAACCCCCGGTGGGGAGACCTGCCGGATCTGGATCGTCGGGAGGCCTGGTCCCTGATCCCCTTGGTGATCCTCATGATCGTGTTCGGGGTGTACCCGCGGCCGTTGGTGGAGTTCATCAACCTCAGCACCACGCAGGTGATGCAGCTCGTGGGGTTGGTGCGATGAACGGGACAGACCTCCGCTGGCTCGTGCCGGAGATCCTCGTCGGAAGCCTCGCCCTGTTGCTGCTGGTGGTGGATCTCCTGCTCCCGCAGGAGCGCAAGTCCGTGGTGGGAGGACTCGGGATCCTCGGGTTGGGGGTGGCGGGCGTGGGCGCGGCCCTGCTCCTGCGGGATCTGGAGAAACTCGGGGAGGCGGGGGTTCGGATCCTTTGGGACACGTACACGGTGGACCACTTCGGGGTCTACTTCAAGCTGGTGGCCGTGGTGGCCACGGCCCTGGTGATCCTGGTGGGGATGGACTTCTTCCCCCGGTATACGGCGTATGCGGGCGAGGCCTACGGGATGCTGGTCTTCAACTGCCTGGGCCTCATGCTCATGGCCTCCAGCAGCGAACTCATCACGCTGCTCTTGAGCATCGAGTTCGTCTCCCTCACCAGCTACCTCCTGGCGGGCTATCTCAAGGGCAACCCGAAGAGCAACGAGGCGGGCGTGAAGTACTTCCTGTACGGGGCAGCCACCACCGGGGTCATGGCCTACGGCTTCTCCCTCCTGTACGGAGCCACGGGCTCCACGAGCCTCTACGACATCGCGGGCAAACTCGGACAGCTGGGCCCTGTGGGTGGGCTGGGCGTGGGGATGGCGCTGGCGGGATTCGGGTTCAAGATCTCCATGGTCCCCTTCCACCAGTGGACGCCGGACGTGTACGAAGGGGCTCCCACCCCCGTCAGCGCGTACCTCTCCGTGGGCCCGAAGGCTGCGGGATTCGCGGCGTTGCTCCGGACCCTGCTGGTGGCGGTGCCGCCGGAGAGCATGGACTGGCGGCTGTTGATGGCGGTGCTGAGCGCTCTCAGCATGACCGTGGGCAATCTCCTTGCCCTGCCGCAGCGGAACATCAAGCGGATGTTGGCGTACTCCAGCATCTCTCACGCGGGGTTCATGCTCATGGCGGTGGCGGCTGCCCCATCCCCGTGGGCCCGTCCGGCCCTGCTCGCGTACGTGGGGGCCTACCTCTTCACGAACCTGGGAGCCTTCTTCGCGGCCCTGGTGGCCTCCTGGAGCACGGGCTCGGACGAGATTCCGGATTACGCGGGGCTCAGCCAGCGGGCACCGGGGGTGGCCCTGGCCATGGCCCTCTTCATGCTCTCCCTCACGGGCATCCCCCCCACGGCCGGATTTTTCGGCAAGTACTATCTTTTCTCCGCGGCGGTGGACGCGGGCCTGCTGTGGCTCGCGGTGGTCGGCGTCCTGAACAGTGTGGTCTCCCTGTACTATTACGTGGGCGTGATCCGGGCCCTGTACCTGATGCCTCCCGCCCGGGAGGTCTCCGTTCCGGTCCCCCCGGGCACCGGATGGGCCCTGGTCCTCACGGCCCTGGGGACCCTGGCGCTCGGGGTGGTCCCTCAGCCGTTCGTCACCCTCATCCAGTCCGCCCAGCGTCTGCTGGCGGGGTTCTAGGCCCGAGAAGGGAATTCTTGCGTGCCGCCGGGGCGGGGTGTGCTAGCATGAGGGAGGCGAAGCGGTGGTTCGCGTGCCCGGTGGGGGTGCGGACCCCGCTTCTCGTCTAAACGCTCGGGTTCGGGGTCGAGCATGGCGCACGAACGGGACGCGAAACAGGATAACATCCTGCTGGTGATCGCGGAAAAGGAGCAGGAGCTGGAGCGTCTGGTCGCTGAAGCCCGGGCCGAGGCAGAGCGCATGCTGGCAGAGGCGGAGGCCGAGGCGGCCCGCATCCGGGAACGGACCCGGCAGGAGATCGTCCGGCTGGAGCAGGAGGCCCGGGAGCGGGCGGCGGCGGAAGCCCGGGCCGTGGAAGAACGGGCCCTGGAACGGGCCCGGGAGGAGGCGGAGCATCTCCGCGCCCGGGCCCAGCAGCGGCTGGACGAAGCCGTGCGGCGCGTGGTGGAGGCGATCCTCCGGGGGTAAGGGCCGATGATCGTCGAGATGAGCCGGGTGCTCCTCCTTGGCCCCAAGCGGCTGCTCGGGGAGGTTACGGATGTGGTGCAGCGCCTGGGGGTGGTCCATGTGGACCGGGTGGAGGCGGAGGAAGTCCCCGCGGTCCGCCCCGTGGAGCCCGGGAGCGAGGAGGAACAGCGCCAGCGCCGGTTGGAGGCCCTGCTCGCCCGGACCACGGGCCTCTTGAACCTGCTCCCCCGGACAGGGCCCATCCCCATTCCGGACCTGGGAACGCGCTCCCTGGAGGAGCTGGAAGCGATCCTGGATCCCATCGAGCAGCAGGCCCGGGAGCTGGTCCGCAGGCGGCTGGAGGCGGAGGAGGAGCTGGAGCTCATCCGCGCCTACGAGAACGCCCTCCGGGTCCTCTCGCCCCTCCTGGGGGCCCTCCAGGGGAGCCGGCACTTCGAGACCTACGGGTTTGTCCTAAAGGGGAAGGCGGCTCCCGTGGTGGCAGGGCTCCAGCAGGAGCTGCGTCGGCTCACCGGGGATCGGGTGGAGGTGGTGACCCGGCAGGTCGACGAGCAGACCACGGGCGTGGTGGTGGCCTTCCACAAGCGGGATGCGGAATCCGTGCGCGCCTTTCTCCAGCGGGCAGGCATCACGGAGCTCCGCCTGCCGTCCCGGTTCGCGGACCGTCCCGCCCTGCAGGCCATCCAGGAGATGGAACGGCGGCGGGAGGAGCTCCCCCGGGAGATCGAGGAACTGAGAGGTCATCTGGAAGCCCTCAGCCGGGAGCACCGGGGGACGGTGCAGGCCATCGAGGCCTACCTCCGGGATGAGCTCGCCAAGCTTCAGGTCCTGCCCGCCTTCGCCCAGTCTCGGTATGCCTTCATCGTGCACGGGTGGGTTCCCACCCGGGAGGTGCAGAGGCTTCGGGCCGCCGTGCGCCGGGCTTTCGGGGACCAGGTGGTGGTCTACGACACCCCCGCGGATCCCCACGATGAGGAGGAGGCGGCCCACATTCCCGTGGCGCTGGAAAATCCAGCGCCCATCCGGCCGTTTCAGCTGCTCCTTTCCATCTTCCGGCCTCCCCGATACGGGACCTGGGATCCCACACCCCTGCTGGCCCTGACCTTCCCGCTGTTCGTGGGATTGGTGATCGGCGACGTGGGATACGGGGCCCTGTTCTTCCTGCTCGGTTGGGCCCTGCGCAACCGGGCGCGTCGAGGGGAAGTCTTGGAGATCCCCCTTCTGAACCTCCGGATGCGCCCCGAGGTCCTGGGCGCGGTGTCCTGGATCGTGCGGGTGGTCGCGTTCTGGGTCATGGTCTTCGGGGCCCTGTACGCGGAGGTGTTCGGCAACCTTCCGGAACTGCTCTTTCATGTACGCCCCATCTTCGATCGGGTTTACGCTCACCGGGACCTGTACTTCCAGCTCATCGTGCTCCTGGGGATGCTCATGATCTACGGAGGTCTGGTGGGACACCTGGGTATGGCCATCCGGCACCGGCATCTCCGGGGCATCTTCGAGAGCGTGGTGATGATCCTGGTCCTCAGCTGGGTCCTGTTGCTCCTGGGCGGCATGTCCGGCCTGCTCCCCGCGGCCGCGGTCTCCCTCAGCTGGTACTTCCTCTGGGCGGGCCTGGTGGCCTTCGCGGTCGGCCTGGCCTTCCGGGCCGCCAACCCCATGTGGTTCTTGGAATCCGCAACCGCTTTCGGGCACATCCTCTCCCACGCCCGGCTCATGGCCTTCGGCCTCGCGGCCGCAGCCCTCGCGAGCGCCGCCAACGAGTTGGGCCCCAGCATGGCGGAGACCTTCGGGGTTCGCGGGGTCGTGGGCACCGTGGTGGGTTCCCTGATCTCTGCTCTTGCCCAGATCCTGTTCTTCGTGTTTACCATTGTGGGGCACGTGATTCAGCCCGCGCGTCTGCACTGGGTGGAATTCTTCACGAAGGTGAAGTATCACGAGGAAGCCGGTGAGCCCTACCGGCCATTCCAACGGACAGGGAGGTGAGTATGCGCATGCGCGCGGTTCTCTGGCTTCTCCTCGGTCTCGCCCTGGTGGGGATGATGGCCATGCCGGCCCTGGCCGCGGAGGCTCCGGAGGCCCGCCCCGCAGGAGACGGGGCCCGTGCAGGGCTGTTGGGCATTGCCGCGGCCCTGGCGGTGGCCTTCGGCGCGCTCGGCACCGCATGGGCTCAGTCCCGGATCGGCGCCGCGGCGGCCGGGGCCATGGCCGAGCGCCCGGAGATCGGAGGCCTCATGCTGGTGTTCCTGGCCCTGCCCGAGACCATGATCATCCTCGGGTTCCTGGTGGCCTTCTTCCTCATCGGGCGCATCTAGGCGATGGCCTCCGAGCTCATCCATCTGCTCGAGCGAGAAGCTCAGGCGGAGCGGGAGCGCCTGCTGGAGGAGGCGCGTCAGCGGGCGCGGACCCTCCTCCAGCAGGCGGAAACAGAGGCCGAAAACCTTCTGGAGGCCCACCGTCGGAGGATGGAGGCGGAGGTGGAGGCGGCCCGCATCCGTGCGCAGGGCGTGGCGCAGCTGCGGGCCACGTCCCTGGTGCTGGCGGCGAAGGACGAGCAGATCGCGGAGGTCTTCCGTCGGGCTCGCCAGGAGCTGGAACGCCTGAGCCGGGATCCCTCCCGCTACGAGCCGATCCTGCGGGCTCTCCTCCAGGAGGCGGTCTCCGGGTTTTCGGGCCAGGTGGTGGTGGAGTGCGCGGAGCGGGACCTCCCCCTCGTCCAGGCCACGGTGCAGGCCCTGGGCGTGGCGGCGGAGGTGCAGCCGAATCCGGAGGTGTGGGGCGGTGTGCGGGTCCGCAGCGCGGATGGCCGCTTCGTGGTGGAGAACACCCTCCTCTCGCGCCTGGAACGGGCCCGGCAGGTGCTGCTGTCGGAGGTGGCGGAGATCCTCTGGGGAGGGTAGGGCAGGGTGCCGGAGGACTTCGGTTACATCAATGCCCGGATCAAGGGGATGCGGTCCCGGTTGCTCCCACCCGGCCGCCTGGAGGAGCTGTTGGGGCTTGCGGACCTGGAAAGCTTCATCCATGCCCTGGGCAACACGCCCTACGGACCCGAGCTCCAGGAGGCCCTTACCCGGTATCAGGGCCTGCGGGCGGTGGACGAAGCGCTGATGCGTGCCTTCCAGAAGGTCGCCCAGAAGATCCTGGGGTTTTCGGATGGGAAGGCCAAAGCCCTGATCCGGGTGTTCCTGCTGCAGTGGGATCTCCACAATCTGCGCACCATCCTCCGGGCCAAGCACGCGGGGCATTCCCCCGAGGCGACCGAGCAGAACCTGATCCCCGCGGGGGAACTCACGGAGGTCCGGCTCCGGGAACTGCTGGCGCAGCCAGACCTCACGGCCCTGGCCAACACCCTGGCCACCTGGGAGCACCCGCTGGCCGAGGCCGTGCTCGCGGCGATCCGGCAGTACGAGGCCACGAAGGACCTCCTGAGCCTGGAGCTGGGCCTGGACCGGGGGTACTTCGAATGGGCCCTCCGCGTGGCTCGGGGCATGGGGCACAACGAGACGCTGGTCCGGGACGTAATCCGGATGCAGATCGACTTCACGAACGTGAAGACTGCCTTCAAGCTGCAGCAGCTCTCGGAGCTCTCCCGGGAGGAGCGGGAGCGCTTCTTCCTCCCCGGAGGAGGTGTGGTGAGCCGGGAGGTGTTCCTGAACCTGGCAGATCCCAACACCGCGGAGCTGGGGCTGCGGGAGCTGCATGGACGGGGGATCCATCCGGAGGGACGGACGCCTGGGGAGGTGGAGCGGTCCCTGGATGAGGAAGCCACCCGTCGCATGGCCACGCTCTACCTCGGGGATCCCCTGGGGATTGACGTGGTGATCGGCTTCCTCACCATGCTGAGTAGCGAGATCCGAAACCTGCGTCTCATCGCCCGGAGCAAGGCCCTCGGGATTCCCCGGGAGCTGATCCGGCGGGAGATGGCCCTGGTGTGAGGGGGAGATGCGGTATCGGGTGGCCGTTATCACGGACCCGGAGACCGCCACGGGCTTCCGGCTGGCCGGGGCGGAGGTCTTCGAGGCCGAGACCCCCGAGGGGGTGATGGGCGCTCTCCGAGAGGTGCTCCGGGAAGACTACGGCCTCGTGGCGGTGAACGAGGACCTGTTCGCAGGGGCCCAGGAGGAGATCCGGAGAGCGATGCGGGGCAGAGACCTCCCCGTGATCGTCCCCTTCCCGGCTCCCCGGGCCCGGCTGGAGTCCGGGGAGGAGTACATCGCGCGCCTGGTGAAGGAGCACATCGGGTTCTACGTGAAGCTGCGGTGAGGAGGGAGAGCCGTGGCCATCCAGGGAGAGATCATCAAGATCGCAGGGCCTGCGGTGATCGCCCGGGGCATGCGGGGGGCCCGGATGTACGACCTCGTCCGGGTCGGGAAGGAGAGGCTCGTGGGGGAGATCATCCGTCTCAGCGGGGACACCGCCTTCATCCAGGTGTACGAGGACACCAGCGGCCTCTACGTGGGGGAGCCCGTGGAGAGCACGGGACTGCCGCTGGCGGTGGAGCTGGGGCCGGGACTGCTGAGCAACATCTACGATGGGATCCAACGCCCTCTCCCCGAGGTGCGGCAGCAGCAGGGAGACTTCATCCGGCGCGGTGCGGTGGCCCCCGCCCTCGACCGGAACCGCCGGTGGTCCTTCCGCCCCCGGGTCTCCGTGGGCGAGGAGGTGGGGCCGGGAGACGTGATCGGGGAGGTCCAGGAGTTCGGATTGGTGCACCGGATCCTGGTGCCTCCGGACGCCAAGCCCTCCCGGGTGGCGGAGATCCGCGAGGGCGAGTTCACGGTGACGGAGGTGGTGGCGCGGCTGGAGAGCGGGCTGGAGCTGCGGCTCATGCAGACCTGGCCCGTGCGCCTGGCCCGACCCGCGGCGCGCCGGCTGGATCCGCGGGAGCCGCTGGTGACCGGGCAGCGCATCATCGACGTCCTGTTCCCCGTGGCCATGGGGGGGACCGCGGCCATCCCGGGTCCCTTCGGCAGCGGCAAGACGGTGATGCAGCAGACCCTGGCCAAGTGGGCGGACGCGGACGTGATCATCTACGTGGGCTGCGGGGAGCGGGGCAACGAGATGACCCACGTGCTCGACGAGTTCCCGGAGCTGGAGGATCCCCGCACGGGCCGGCCGCTCATGGAGCGCACCATCATCATCGCGAACACCAGCAACATGCCCGTGGCCGCCCGGGAGGCCAGCGTATACACGGGCATCACCATGGCGGAGTACTGGCGGGACCAGGGATACAAGGTGGCCCTCATGGCGGACTCCACGAGCCGCTGGGCCGAGGCCATGCGGGAGATCTCCAGCCGGCTGGAGGAGATGCCCGCGGAGGAGGGCTACCCGCCCTATCTCTCCAGCCGCCTGGCGGCCTTCTACGAACGGGCGGGCCGGGTGGTGTGCCTGGGCCGACCGGAGCGGTGGGGGGCCATCACGGTGATCGGGGCCGTCTCCCCGCCCGGCGGGGACCTCTCGGAGCCCGTGACCCAGGCCACCCTGCGCATCGTGGGGACCTTCTGGTCCCTGGACGCCTCCCTGGCCCACCGGCGGCACTTCCCCGCCATCCACTGGTTGCGGTCCTACAGCCTCTACACCCCCCTCTTCCGGGAGTGGTACCGGCAGAACCTTCCGGAGGATTTCGAGGACCTGCGCAACCGGGCGAGCGCCCTCCTGCAGCAGGAGGCGGAGTTGCAGGAGATCGTACAGTTGGTGGGTCCCGATGCCCTCCAGGACGACCAGCGGCTGGTGATCGAGGCGGGCAAGATGCTCCGGGAGGACTTCCTGCAGCAGTCCGCCTTCTCGGATGTGGACGCCTACTGTCCCCCCATCAAGTCCTATGGGATCCTGAAGTCCATCCTGATCTTCTACGACGAGGCGCTGGCGGCCTTGCGTCGGGGCGTGCCCATGGATGACATCCTGAACCTCCCACACATCCAGGAGATCGCGCGGATGAAGGAGGTGCCCGCGGACCGGTTCCCCGCGTACGCGGAGGACTTCCTCCGCAGGCTCCGGGAGGACCTGCGGGCCGCGGTGCGGGCGGGTTAGGAGGGAGAGACCATGGAGCTGGCCACGAAACGCTACCAGTCCATCTCCTACATCTCTGGGCCTCTCCTGTTCGTGGAGGGGGCCAGAGACCTCGCCTACGGCGCCATCGTGAACATCCATCTCCCGGACGGCCGCGTGCGGGGCGGACAGGTGATCGAGGTCAGCGAGCAGCACGCGGTGATCCAGGTGTTCGAGGAAACCACGGGC from the Armatimonadota bacterium genome contains:
- a CDS encoding NADH-quinone oxidoreductase subunit M gives rise to the protein MPILTVTLFLPLLGALVVLFLSPHDPGRIRRVTLAFAGLTFLSSLAILSYFDFGRREIQLVEEAAWIPAIGVQYKVGVDSMSLALAILTTLLTLLSVIYSLRVEERVKEYNLLFLLLETGMLGVFFALDFFLFYVFWELTLVPMYFLIGIWGGARREYAAIKFFLYTLVGSLAMLLAILLLYFHLPPGERTFDVLRILEARPLAGTGLLAQLAFWGFFLSFAIKVPMWPFHTWLPDAHVEAPTAGSVILAAILLKLGTYGFVRFSLPLFPEIFQQHASLIATLAVIGVIYGALVAMAQQDLKKLVAYSSVNHMGYVMLAVAAAAAARGRPELMGPAATALNGAVLEMLAHGVITGALFLIVGVIYDYRTHTRGVEDFGGLWAVLPKYGAVTITAMFASLGLPGLMGFVAEFLIFVGSFAILPVHTALAAIGIIVTAAFFLWTIQRIFLGPTNPRWGDLPDLDRREAWSLIPLVILMIVFGVYPRPLVEFINLSTTQVMQLVGLVR
- a CDS encoding V-type ATP synthase subunit A; amino-acid sequence: MQGEIIKIAGPAVIARGMRGARMYDLVRVGKERLVGEIIRLSGDTAFIQVYEDTSGLYVGEPVESTGLPLAVELGPGLLSNIYDGIQRPLPEVRQQQGDFIRRGAVAPALDRNRRWSFRPRVSVGEEVGPGDVIGEVQEFGLVHRILVPPDAKPSRVAEIREGEFTVTEVVARLESGLELRLMQTWPVRLARPAARRLDPREPLVTGQRIIDVLFPVAMGGTAAIPGPFGSGKTVMQQTLAKWADADVIIYVGCGERGNEMTHVLDEFPELEDPRTGRPLMERTIIIANTSNMPVAAREASVYTGITMAEYWRDQGYKVALMADSTSRWAEAMREISSRLEEMPAEEGYPPYLSSRLAAFYERAGRVVCLGRPERWGAITVIGAVSPPGGDLSEPVTQATLRIVGTFWSLDASLAHRRHFPAIHWLRSYSLYTPLFREWYRQNLPEDFEDLRNRASALLQQEAELQEIVQLVGPDALQDDQRLVIEAGKMLREDFLQQSAFSDVDAYCPPIKSYGILKSILIFYDEALAALRRGVPMDDILNLPHIQEIARMKEVPADRFPAYAEDFLRRLREDLRAAVRAG
- a CDS encoding V-type ATPase 116kDa subunit family protein, whose translation is MIVEMSRVLLLGPKRLLGEVTDVVQRLGVVHVDRVEAEEVPAVRPVEPGSEEEQRQRRLEALLARTTGLLNLLPRTGPIPIPDLGTRSLEELEAILDPIEQQARELVRRRLEAEEELELIRAYENALRVLSPLLGALQGSRHFETYGFVLKGKAAPVVAGLQQELRRLTGDRVEVVTRQVDEQTTGVVVAFHKRDAESVRAFLQRAGITELRLPSRFADRPALQAIQEMERRREELPREIEELRGHLEALSREHRGTVQAIEAYLRDELAKLQVLPAFAQSRYAFIVHGWVPTREVQRLRAAVRRAFGDQVVVYDTPADPHDEEEAAHIPVALENPAPIRPFQLLLSIFRPPRYGTWDPTPLLALTFPLFVGLVIGDVGYGALFFLLGWALRNRARRGEVLEIPLLNLRMRPEVLGAVSWIVRVVAFWVMVFGALYAEVFGNLPELLFHVRPIFDRVYAHRDLYFQLIVLLGMLMIYGGLVGHLGMAIRHRHLRGIFESVVMILVLSWVLLLLGGMSGLLPAAAVSLSWYFLWAGLVAFAVGLAFRAANPMWFLESATAFGHILSHARLMAFGLAAAALASAANELGPSMAETFGVRGVVGTVVGSLISALAQILFFVFTIVGHVIQPARLHWVEFFTKVKYHEEAGEPYRPFQRTGR
- a CDS encoding V-type ATP synthase subunit F, with product MRYRVAVITDPETATGFRLAGAEVFEAETPEGVMGALREVLREDYGLVAVNEDLFAGAQEEIRRAMRGRDLPVIVPFPAPRARLESGEEYIARLVKEHIGFYVKLR
- a CDS encoding V-type ATP synthase subunit E family protein; its protein translation is MASELIHLLEREAQAERERLLEEARQRARTLLQQAETEAENLLEAHRRRMEAEVEAARIRAQGVAQLRATSLVLAAKDEQIAEVFRRARQELERLSRDPSRYEPILRALLQEAVSGFSGQVVVECAERDLPLVQATVQALGVAAEVQPNPEVWGGVRVRSADGRFVVENTLLSRLERARQVLLSEVAEILWGG
- the nuoL gene encoding NADH-quinone oxidoreductase subunit L translates to MSAWAWLIPLFPLLGYGVLIAWGRRLGDRSPWVALGAMFLATLTALLVFGEQLRGAEPYVWRTVWAVGGDREITAGYTVDRLSATMALMVTVVGTLIFVYSVGYMRGDPYYSRFFAFLSLFCAGMLTTVLANSFVVLLLGWEIIGLCSYLLIGFYFRRRSANMAQMKAFLTTRVGDTFMLVGIMLLFWQFGTVDYHEIFEALAHGKTWSPAAVPLFGMPVPLAVLAALLVFGGPVGKSGQVPLHVWLPDAMEGPTPVSALIHAATMVAAGVYLVARTYPLFFYTPNHVALEAVAWVGAATALLAALMAVAQDDIKRILAYSTISQLGFMMAGLGVLGYTAGFFHLLTHAFFKALLFLGAGSVIHAVRTNNIKEMGGLWKSMPVTFGTFLVGYLALAGIFPLAGFWSKDEILLEAYHHNPAVYWVLTVASFLTAFYMTRLVAYAFFGSYRGPAHPEPDPWLPEDYARAGIREAHHGSHGQGSHATVPHESPPVMTVPLVVLAVFSAVVGGVGVPGTGPEGGSWLHHFIEFEGFREAGIHAPDFSWAVALRGLGVALAGILAAWVMYGAGVIRSEQVRRWVPWLVTFLRSRMYFDAFYGWLFVRGGLALARLLRAFDTYVVDGIVNAVGYLLVLVARLDRLFDTYVVDGIVNLVGILTRWLGGILRYVQTGRAYNYILLATLGVVLIVVWTLWRL
- a CDS encoding F0F1 ATP synthase subunit C, which codes for MRMRAVLWLLLGLALVGMMAMPALAAEAPEARPAGDGARAGLLGIAAALAVAFGALGTAWAQSRIGAAAAGAMAERPEIGGLMLVFLALPETMIILGFLVAFFLIGRI
- a CDS encoding V-type ATPase subunit — protein: MPEDFGYINARIKGMRSRLLPPGRLEELLGLADLESFIHALGNTPYGPELQEALTRYQGLRAVDEALMRAFQKVAQKILGFSDGKAKALIRVFLLQWDLHNLRTILRAKHAGHSPEATEQNLIPAGELTEVRLRELLAQPDLTALANTLATWEHPLAEAVLAAIRQYEATKDLLSLELGLDRGYFEWALRVARGMGHNETLVRDVIRMQIDFTNVKTAFKLQQLSELSREERERFFLPGGGVVSREVFLNLADPNTAELGLRELHGRGIHPEGRTPGEVERSLDEEATRRMATLYLGDPLGIDVVIGFLTMLSSEIRNLRLIARSKALGIPRELIRREMALV
- a CDS encoding V-type ATPase subunit subunit G family protein, with translation MAHERDAKQDNILLVIAEKEQELERLVAEARAEAERMLAEAEAEAARIRERTRQEIVRLEQEARERAAAEARAVEERALERAREEAEHLRARAQQRLDEAVRRVVEAILRG
- a CDS encoding NADH-quinone oxidoreductase subunit N, with the protein product MNGTDLRWLVPEILVGSLALLLLVVDLLLPQERKSVVGGLGILGLGVAGVGAALLLRDLEKLGEAGVRILWDTYTVDHFGVYFKLVAVVATALVILVGMDFFPRYTAYAGEAYGMLVFNCLGLMLMASSSELITLLLSIEFVSLTSYLLAGYLKGNPKSNEAGVKYFLYGAATTGVMAYGFSLLYGATGSTSLYDIAGKLGQLGPVGGLGVGMALAGFGFKISMVPFHQWTPDVYEGAPTPVSAYLSVGPKAAGFAALLRTLLVAVPPESMDWRLLMAVLSALSMTVGNLLALPQRNIKRMLAYSSISHAGFMLMAVAAAPSPWARPALLAYVGAYLFTNLGAFFAALVASWSTGSDEIPDYAGLSQRAPGVALAMALFMLSLTGIPPTAGFFGKYYLFSAAVDAGLLWLAVVGVLNSVVSLYYYVGVIRALYLMPPAREVSVPVPPGTGWALVLTALGTLALGVVPQPFVTLIQSAQRLLAGF